In a single window of the Pedococcus dokdonensis genome:
- a CDS encoding DNA-3-methyladenine glycosylase, translating to MAGQQDPSPPRRLTRSFFAGDVLDVAPALLGATITHAGVTVRLTEVEAYAGTSDPGSHAFRGPTPRTEVMFGPAGRLYVYFSYGMHWCANVVCGPRGAASAVLLRAGEVVAGEEVAASRRTGVRQRDWARGPARLTKTLALAGGDTGSDVCAPDGAVQLHGPPDPVPAEVIRCGPRVGVSGAGGDATAYPWRFWLDGEPTVSVYRPAPNRPAKPRARKDPR from the coding sequence GTGGCTGGGCAACAAGATCCGTCGCCGCCGCGACGGCTGACGAGGTCGTTCTTCGCGGGCGACGTCCTCGACGTCGCACCCGCGCTGCTCGGTGCCACCATCACGCATGCCGGCGTCACCGTGCGACTCACCGAGGTCGAGGCGTATGCCGGGACGAGCGACCCGGGCTCTCATGCCTTTCGTGGTCCCACCCCGCGGACGGAGGTGATGTTCGGACCGGCCGGACGCCTCTACGTCTACTTCTCCTACGGGATGCACTGGTGCGCCAACGTGGTGTGCGGTCCCCGGGGCGCCGCCAGCGCGGTGCTGCTCCGGGCGGGCGAGGTCGTGGCGGGCGAGGAGGTCGCGGCCTCCCGCCGCACGGGTGTCCGCCAGCGGGACTGGGCGCGAGGTCCCGCCCGACTCACCAAGACCCTGGCCCTGGCTGGTGGCGACACCGGGTCGGACGTCTGCGCACCCGATGGTGCGGTGCAGCTGCACGGTCCCCCGGACCCCGTGCCGGCCGAGGTGATCCGGTGCGGCCCACGCGTGGGGGTGTCCGGTGCGGGAGGTGACGCCACCGCATACCCCTGGCGGTTCTGGCTGGACGGCGAACCCACCGTGTCGGTGTACCGGCCCGCACCGAACCGACCGGCGAAACCCCGTGCACGCAAGGACCCCCGATAG
- a CDS encoding fumarate reductase/succinate dehydrogenase flavoprotein subunit, translated as MTDLERHDYDVIVIGAGGAGLRAAIEAREQGLRTAIICKSLFGKAHTVMAEGGIAASMGNANEKDSWQTHFRDTMRGGKFLNNPRMAELHAKEAPMRVWELETYGALFDRTPDGRISQRNFGGHEYPRLAHVGDRTGLELIRTLQQKIVSLQQEDHRETGDYEGRLRVFQELTVTDILKSDGAVAGAFGYWRESGRFVLFSAPAVILATGGIGKSFKVTSNSWEYTGDGHALALRAGASLVNMEFIQFHPTGMVWPPSVKGILVTESVRGDGGVLRNSEGKRFMFDYVPDVFRGQYADTEEEADRWYKDPENNKRPPELLPRDEVARAINNEVKEGRNSPHGGVFLDVSTRLPAEEITRRLPSMHHQFKELADVDITAEPMEVGPTCHYVMGGVEVDADTAATSVPGLYAAGEVAGGMHGSNRLGGNSLSDLLVFGRRAGVGAAEYIAALGDSRPAIREGDVDQAAETALAPFRDASENPYTLHQELQQKMNDLVGIIRREGEVREALGMLDDLDERAKSVGVEGHRQFNPGWHLALDLRNMLAVCRCVALAALERTESRGGHTREDFPSMDPKWRGINLICSLDDDGVVELKHQPVPEIRQDLLELFERTELAKYLTEPELARLDSGGPSTHQGSAEGSDQS; from the coding sequence GTGACCGACCTCGAACGCCACGACTACGACGTCATCGTCATCGGGGCTGGCGGTGCCGGGCTGCGTGCCGCGATCGAGGCGCGCGAGCAGGGGCTGCGGACGGCGATCATCTGCAAGAGCCTCTTCGGCAAGGCGCACACCGTGATGGCCGAGGGCGGCATCGCGGCGTCGATGGGCAACGCCAACGAGAAGGACAGCTGGCAGACGCACTTCCGCGACACCATGCGCGGGGGCAAGTTCCTCAACAACCCGCGGATGGCAGAGCTGCACGCCAAGGAAGCCCCGATGCGGGTGTGGGAGCTCGAGACCTACGGTGCGCTCTTCGACCGCACCCCGGACGGCCGGATCAGCCAGCGCAACTTCGGCGGCCACGAGTACCCGCGCCTCGCCCACGTCGGCGACCGCACCGGCCTCGAGCTGATCCGCACCCTGCAGCAGAAGATCGTGAGCCTGCAGCAGGAGGACCACCGCGAGACCGGCGACTACGAGGGCCGGCTCCGGGTGTTCCAGGAGCTCACCGTCACCGACATCCTCAAGTCCGACGGCGCAGTGGCCGGGGCGTTCGGCTACTGGCGCGAGTCGGGCCGGTTCGTGCTCTTCTCCGCACCCGCAGTGATCCTCGCGACCGGCGGCATCGGCAAGTCGTTCAAGGTGACCAGCAACTCGTGGGAGTACACCGGCGACGGGCACGCCCTGGCGCTTCGCGCGGGTGCCTCCCTCGTCAACATGGAGTTCATCCAGTTCCACCCGACCGGGATGGTCTGGCCGCCGTCGGTGAAGGGCATCCTCGTCACCGAGTCGGTGCGCGGCGACGGGGGAGTGCTGCGCAACTCCGAGGGCAAGCGGTTCATGTTCGACTACGTCCCTGACGTCTTCCGTGGGCAGTACGCCGACACGGAGGAGGAGGCCGACCGCTGGTACAAGGACCCGGAGAACAACAAGCGGCCGCCCGAGCTGCTGCCGCGCGACGAGGTCGCGCGCGCGATCAACAACGAGGTCAAGGAAGGCCGCAACTCTCCGCACGGTGGCGTCTTCCTCGACGTCTCGACCCGGCTCCCGGCCGAGGAGATCACGCGGCGGCTGCCGTCGATGCACCACCAGTTCAAGGAGCTGGCCGACGTCGACATCACCGCCGAGCCGATGGAGGTCGGCCCGACCTGCCACTACGTGATGGGCGGCGTCGAGGTCGACGCCGACACGGCGGCCACCTCGGTGCCTGGCCTGTATGCCGCGGGCGAGGTGGCCGGGGGCATGCACGGGTCCAACCGGCTGGGGGGCAACAGCCTCTCGGACCTGCTCGTCTTCGGGCGTCGCGCGGGAGTCGGTGCGGCGGAATACATTGCTGCTCTTGGGGATTCGCGCCCCGCGATCCGCGAGGGAGACGTCGACCAGGCGGCCGAGACGGCCCTCGCGCCGTTCCGCGACGCCAGCGAGAACCCCTACACGCTCCACCAGGAGCTGCAGCAGAAGATGAACGACCTGGTCGGCATCATCCGTCGCGAGGGCGAGGTGCGTGAGGCTCTCGGCATGCTCGACGACCTCGACGAGCGCGCCAAATCCGTGGGGGTGGAGGGACATCGGCAGTTCAACCCGGGCTGGCACCTGGCTCTCGACCTGCGCAACATGCTCGCGGTGTGTCGCTGTGTCGCCCTGGCCGCGCTCGAGCGCACCGAGTCGCGCGGGGGGCACACCCGTGAGGACTTCCCGTCGATGGACCCGAAGTGGCGTGGCATCAACCTGATCTGCTCACTGGACGACGACGGCGTGGTCGAGCTGAAGCACCAGCCCGTCCCCGAGATCCGGCAGGACCTGCTCGAGCTGTTCGAGCGCACCGAGCTGGCCAAGTACCTCACCGAGCCAGAGCTGGCCCGCCTCGACTCGGGCGGCCCGTCGACCCACCAGGGCAGCGCCGAGGGGAGTGATCAGTCATGA
- a CDS encoding HAD-IIA family hydrolase, with protein sequence MAASSGGLADGYAAVVCDLDGVVYRGPDAVDHAVAALTALSIPIVYATNNASRTPDEVAGHLTDLGLHVRARDVATSSQAGAAALVELLPPGAPVLAIGGVGVREALQHQGLEVVGPEQTRESPERPVAGVLQGYGATVTAADLAEAAYAVAGGAVWVATNTDGTLPTHRGTAPGNGTLVAAVQRASGQSPRVVGKPYAPLYELCAARLEQQPSRLLAVGDRLDTDIAGAVAAGMDSALVLTGIDSVSTLAGAPAALRPTYLLEDLRSLTTEYAPAETDYAWWVCGGDRRRVVEGAWEVATRGTSIEAARAGIACLHEGLDLGDLDEQTVRRLVAEIDAWQ encoded by the coding sequence ATGGCCGCGAGTAGCGGTGGCCTGGCCGACGGATATGCCGCGGTCGTCTGTGATCTCGACGGGGTGGTCTATCGCGGCCCTGACGCGGTGGACCATGCGGTTGCAGCGCTGACCGCACTGAGCATCCCGATCGTCTACGCCACAAACAATGCTTCGCGCACCCCGGACGAGGTGGCCGGTCACCTGACCGACCTGGGTCTGCACGTGCGAGCGCGTGACGTGGCCACGAGCTCGCAGGCCGGGGCGGCCGCCCTGGTGGAGCTCCTGCCGCCAGGAGCCCCGGTCCTCGCCATCGGGGGCGTGGGGGTGCGGGAAGCGTTGCAGCACCAGGGCCTCGAGGTGGTCGGCCCCGAACAGACTCGGGAGTCGCCGGAGCGTCCGGTCGCCGGTGTGCTCCAGGGGTATGGCGCGACCGTCACCGCCGCGGACCTCGCCGAAGCGGCGTACGCGGTCGCCGGCGGGGCGGTCTGGGTGGCCACCAACACTGATGGCACCCTGCCGACCCATCGGGGCACCGCGCCCGGGAACGGCACCTTGGTGGCAGCGGTGCAGCGTGCATCGGGGCAGTCGCCGCGGGTGGTGGGAAAGCCCTACGCCCCGTTGTACGAGCTGTGCGCCGCGCGGCTGGAGCAGCAGCCCAGCCGGCTGCTGGCCGTGGGTGACCGGCTCGACACCGACATCGCCGGGGCCGTCGCGGCTGGCATGGACTCGGCCCTCGTGCTGACCGGCATCGACTCGGTCAGCACCCTGGCGGGCGCTCCTGCGGCCCTGCGGCCGACGTACCTGCTGGAGGACCTCCGGTCGCTGACCACCGAGTACGCCCCCGCCGAGACCGACTACGCGTGGTGGGTCTGCGGTGGCGACCGGCGCAGGGTGGTCGAGGGCGCCTGGGAGGTGGCAACCCGGGGCACTTCGATCGAGGCGGCCCGCGCCGGCATTGCGTGCCTGCACGAAGGACTCGACCTCGGCGACCTCGACGAACAGACGGTGCGCCGGCTCGTCGCCGAGATCGACGCTTGGCAGTAG
- a CDS encoding arginine repressor, with product MSIAATRTGRQQRIVAILGHAEVRSQNELLDLLAADGIDVTQATLSRDLLELGAVKVRSGRTLVYAVPGEGGDRTARPAPDGTALAARLRRVCEELLVTAEPSHNLVVLRTPPGAANYLASAIDHATLTGVLGTIAGDDTIMVITTGAAASRKVATDLLGRAGTHHEENE from the coding sequence ATGAGCATCGCCGCCACCCGCACCGGTCGACAGCAGCGCATCGTCGCGATCCTCGGGCACGCCGAGGTGCGGTCGCAGAACGAGCTGCTCGACCTGCTCGCCGCCGATGGCATCGACGTCACCCAGGCGACGCTGTCGCGCGACCTGCTCGAGCTCGGCGCGGTCAAGGTCCGGTCCGGCCGCACCCTCGTGTATGCCGTGCCGGGAGAAGGCGGGGACCGCACCGCCCGTCCGGCGCCAGACGGCACCGCGCTCGCCGCGCGTCTGCGGCGGGTGTGCGAGGAGCTGCTCGTCACCGCCGAGCCCTCACACAACCTGGTCGTCCTGCGCACTCCTCCGGGAGCTGCGAACTACCTGGCCTCGGCCATCGACCACGCGACCCTGACAGGGGTGCTCGGCACCATCGCCGGCGACGACACCATCATGGTCATCACCACCGGGGCCGCGGCGAGCCGCAAGGTCGCGACCGACCTGCTCGGGCGGGCCGGCACCCACCACGAGGAGAACGAGTGA
- the argH gene encoding argininosuccinate lyase, with protein sequence MTQQPGSDKVSLWGGRFAGGPADALAALSKSTHFDWRLAQYDIAGSRAHARVLHAAGLLDAANLEAMLAGLAILSADVASGAFRPAEDDEDVHTALERGLIERAGSDVGGRLRAGRSRNDQIATLFRMYLRDHARSVASLVLDVVDALVDQATRHADVPMPGRTHLQHAQPVLLAHHLLAHAWPLLRDVQRLQDWDVRTALSPYGSGALAGSSLGLDPEAVAADLGFTGSVENSIDGTAARDFVAEFAFVAAMTAVDISRLAEEVVLWATKEFSFVTLDDAYSTGSSIMPQKKNPDVAELARGKAGRLVGDLAGLLTTLKALPLAYNRDLQEDKEPVFDAVDTLEVLLPAFSGMVATMVFDTERLASLAPQGFSLATDVAEWLVREGVPFRVAHEVAGACVRACEERGIELWDLSDDDLAAISEHLTPGVRDVLTVEGSLASRDARGGTAPDRVAEQRERVVAAVSAARAWASAPLEVR encoded by the coding sequence GTGACCCAGCAGCCCGGCAGCGACAAGGTCAGTCTCTGGGGCGGACGCTTCGCGGGTGGCCCGGCCGACGCCCTCGCGGCGCTGAGCAAGTCGACCCACTTCGACTGGCGCCTGGCGCAGTACGACATCGCCGGCTCGCGGGCCCACGCCCGCGTGCTGCACGCGGCCGGGCTGCTCGACGCCGCGAACCTCGAGGCGATGCTCGCAGGGCTCGCCATCCTGTCCGCCGACGTGGCGTCGGGTGCCTTCCGGCCGGCCGAGGACGACGAGGACGTCCACACCGCGCTGGAGCGCGGGCTGATCGAGCGCGCCGGGTCGGACGTCGGGGGACGCCTGCGCGCCGGTCGGTCGCGCAACGACCAGATCGCCACCCTGTTCCGGATGTACCTGCGCGACCACGCCCGGTCGGTCGCGTCCCTCGTCCTCGACGTCGTGGACGCGCTCGTCGACCAGGCCACCAGGCACGCCGACGTGCCGATGCCCGGCCGGACCCACCTGCAGCACGCCCAGCCGGTGCTGCTCGCCCACCACCTGCTGGCGCACGCCTGGCCACTGCTGCGCGACGTGCAGCGCCTGCAGGACTGGGACGTGCGGACGGCGCTGTCGCCCTACGGCTCCGGCGCGCTGGCGGGTTCGTCCCTGGGGCTCGACCCCGAGGCCGTGGCCGCCGACCTCGGCTTCACCGGCTCGGTCGAGAACTCCATCGACGGCACCGCCGCACGTGACTTCGTCGCCGAGTTCGCGTTCGTCGCAGCGATGACCGCGGTGGACATCTCGCGGCTGGCCGAGGAGGTCGTCCTCTGGGCGACCAAGGAGTTCTCCTTCGTCACGCTCGACGACGCCTACTCCACCGGGTCGAGCATCATGCCGCAGAAGAAGAACCCCGACGTCGCGGAGCTCGCCCGCGGCAAGGCCGGTCGTCTCGTCGGTGACCTGGCTGGGTTGCTGACGACGCTCAAGGCGCTTCCGCTGGCCTACAACCGTGACCTGCAGGAGGACAAGGAGCCGGTCTTCGACGCGGTCGACACGCTCGAGGTCCTGTTGCCGGCGTTCAGCGGCATGGTGGCCACCATGGTCTTCGACACCGAGCGGCTGGCCTCCCTCGCGCCGCAGGGCTTCTCACTCGCGACCGACGTGGCCGAGTGGCTGGTCCGCGAGGGCGTGCCGTTCCGGGTGGCGCACGAGGTCGCCGGCGCGTGCGTGCGCGCCTGCGAGGAGCGCGGTATCGAGCTGTGGGACCTCAGCGACGACGACCTCGCCGCGATCTCCGAGCACCTGACCCCGGGCGTTCGCGACGTCCTCACCGTGGAGGGTTCGCTGGCGTCCCGCGACGCCAGGGGCGGCACCGCCCCCGACCGCGTCGCGGAGCAGCGCGAGCGGGTCGTCGCGGCTGTGTCCGCGGCCCGTGCCTGGGCGAGCGCACCGCTCGAGGTGCGTTGA
- the argF gene encoding ornithine carbamoyltransferase, which translates to MTSQTTPRHFLRDDDLTAAEQALVLQRALELKAAPFSRRPLEGPRTVSVVFDKPTLRTQVSFAGAITGLGGHPLVVDGNLAQIGSRESIDDTARILGRQSAAIVWRTHGQDRIEEMAAHAGVPVVNALTDDFHPCQILADLLTVLEHKGSLAGLTLGYVGDGANNMAHSYLLGCALAGLHVRIGTPDAHQPSPAILARATEIAAAQGGSVLVTDDPSATVDGVDVVVTDTWVSMGMEGEKGDRQGAQSPFVPFAVTEALMASAATDAIFLHCLPAYRGFEVEAAVIDGPQSVVWDEAENRLHAQKALLSFLLEGA; encoded by the coding sequence ATGACCAGCCAGACCACCCCGCGCCACTTCCTGCGCGACGACGACCTCACCGCCGCCGAGCAGGCCCTCGTCCTCCAGCGCGCGCTGGAGCTCAAGGCCGCGCCGTTCTCGAGGCGTCCGCTCGAGGGACCCCGCACGGTGTCCGTCGTCTTCGACAAGCCCACCCTGCGCACGCAGGTGTCGTTCGCGGGTGCCATCACCGGCCTGGGTGGCCACCCGCTGGTCGTCGACGGCAACCTGGCCCAGATCGGCAGCCGTGAGTCGATCGACGACACCGCCCGCATCCTCGGACGGCAGTCCGCAGCGATCGTGTGGCGCACCCACGGGCAAGACCGGATCGAGGAGATGGCTGCCCACGCGGGCGTGCCGGTAGTCAACGCGCTGACCGACGACTTCCACCCCTGCCAGATCCTCGCCGACCTGCTCACGGTGCTGGAGCACAAGGGATCCCTCGCCGGCCTGACACTCGGCTACGTCGGCGACGGTGCCAACAACATGGCGCACTCCTACCTGCTGGGCTGTGCGCTCGCGGGCCTGCACGTGCGGATCGGCACCCCGGACGCCCACCAGCCGTCGCCGGCGATCCTGGCCAGGGCCACCGAGATCGCGGCAGCCCAGGGGGGCTCGGTCCTGGTGACCGACGACCCCTCCGCCACCGTCGACGGCGTGGACGTCGTCGTCACGGACACCTGGGTCTCGATGGGGATGGAGGGGGAGAAGGGCGACCGCCAAGGTGCCCAGAGCCCGTTCGTGCCGTTCGCGGTGACGGAGGCGCTGATGGCCTCCGCGGCCACCGACGCGATCTTCCTGCACTGCCTGCCCGCCTACCGCGGCTTCGAGGTGGAGGCAGCAGTGATCGACGGCCCGCAGTCGGTGGTCTGGGACGAAGCGGAGAACCGGCTGCACGCGCAGAAGGCCCTGCTGTCGTTCCTGCTCGAAGGGGCCTGA
- a CDS encoding acetylornithine transaminase has product MGARNDELLERYQRSVLGVFGLPPLVLAHGSGCHVWDVDGKRYLDLVGGLAVNALGHGHPALVSAISKQAGEAIHVSNLFTSEGQIALAERLVTLAGAPEGSAVFFANSGAEAIEAAIKLSRRTGRSGIVAAEGAFHGRTTGALALTHKPAYREPFEPLIPGVTHVAYGDEEALRAAVTDATAAVVLEPVQGEAGVLSPGPAYLRLARELTTAHGALLVLDEIQTGIGRTGTWFAFQQAGVVPDAITVAKGLGGGVPIGALVAFGPEVAGLLTAGQHGSTFGGNPLAAAAGLAVLQAIEDEGLVQHAATAGRHLVDAVTALHHPLVREVRGAGLLRAIVLTEPVAAQVAASAREAGFIVNPVAPDALRLAPPLVVTTEQLDEFVAALPALLDAATAPQPTSEES; this is encoded by the coding sequence ATGGGCGCGCGCAACGACGAGCTGCTCGAGCGCTACCAACGGTCGGTCCTGGGCGTCTTCGGCCTCCCACCGCTGGTGCTGGCGCACGGGAGCGGCTGCCACGTCTGGGACGTCGACGGCAAGCGCTACCTCGACCTGGTCGGGGGCCTGGCCGTGAACGCGCTCGGTCACGGTCACCCCGCGCTGGTCAGTGCCATCAGCAAGCAGGCCGGCGAGGCCATCCACGTCTCCAACCTGTTCACCTCGGAGGGGCAGATCGCCCTCGCCGAGCGGCTGGTCACGCTGGCCGGGGCGCCAGAGGGCTCGGCGGTGTTCTTCGCCAACTCCGGTGCGGAGGCGATCGAGGCCGCCATCAAGCTGAGCCGGCGCACCGGTCGCAGCGGCATCGTCGCGGCCGAGGGGGCGTTCCACGGCCGCACCACCGGTGCCCTCGCCCTGACCCACAAGCCGGCCTACCGCGAGCCCTTCGAGCCGCTGATCCCCGGTGTCACTCACGTCGCCTACGGCGACGAGGAGGCGCTGCGCGCGGCCGTCACCGACGCGACCGCTGCCGTCGTCCTGGAGCCAGTGCAGGGTGAGGCGGGCGTGCTGAGCCCCGGCCCGGCATACCTGCGGCTCGCCCGTGAACTCACCACCGCACACGGTGCCCTGCTCGTCCTCGACGAGATCCAGACCGGGATCGGGCGCACCGGCACGTGGTTCGCGTTCCAGCAGGCGGGAGTCGTGCCCGACGCGATCACCGTGGCGAAGGGGCTCGGCGGGGGAGTGCCGATCGGTGCCCTGGTCGCCTTCGGTCCCGAGGTGGCCGGGCTGCTCACCGCCGGCCAGCACGGGAGCACTTTCGGCGGCAACCCGCTCGCCGCAGCCGCGGGGCTCGCGGTGCTCCAGGCGATCGAGGACGAGGGCCTCGTCCAGCATGCCGCCACCGCGGGGCGGCACCTCGTGGACGCGGTGACCGCACTGCACCACCCGCTGGTCCGCGAGGTGAGAGGGGCCGGGCTGCTCCGCGCGATCGTCCTGACCGAGCCCGTGGCGGCACAGGTGGCCGCTTCGGCTCGCGAGGCGGGTTTCATCGTGAACCCGGTCGCCCCCGACGCCCTGCGGCTCGCCCCACCGCTCGTGGTCACCACCGAACAGCTCGACGAGTTCGTCGCCGCCCTCCCCGCCCTGCTCGACGCCGCCACGGCTCCCCAGCCGACCTCCGAGGAGTCCTGA
- a CDS encoding succinate dehydrogenase/fumarate reductase iron-sulfur subunit, with protein MSYDARFKVWRGDAAGGGLEDFTVEVNEGEVVLDIIHRLQATQAPDLAVRWNCKAGKCGSCSAEINGKPRLLCMTRMSTFTEEDVVTVTPLRTFPVVRDLVTDVSFNYQKAREVQAFAPPADLQPGDYRMQQVDVERSQEFRKCIECFLCQDVCHVVRDHEDNKQSFAGPRFLMRVAELDMHPLDTADRRPAAKEQHGLGYCNITKCCTEVCPEHIKITDNALIPLKERVVDRHYDPVVWLGNKIRRRRDG; from the coding sequence ATGAGCTACGACGCCAGGTTCAAGGTGTGGCGCGGGGACGCGGCCGGAGGTGGCCTCGAGGACTTCACCGTCGAGGTCAACGAGGGCGAGGTCGTCCTCGACATCATCCACCGCCTGCAGGCGACGCAGGCCCCGGACCTCGCCGTCCGGTGGAACTGCAAGGCCGGCAAGTGCGGTTCGTGCAGCGCCGAGATCAACGGCAAGCCCCGGTTGCTGTGCATGACCCGCATGAGCACCTTCACCGAGGAGGACGTCGTCACGGTCACGCCGCTGCGCACCTTCCCGGTGGTGCGCGACCTCGTCACCGACGTGTCGTTCAACTACCAGAAGGCCCGTGAGGTGCAGGCGTTCGCGCCCCCTGCCGACCTGCAGCCCGGTGACTACCGGATGCAGCAGGTCGACGTCGAGCGCAGCCAGGAGTTCCGCAAGTGCATCGAGTGCTTCCTCTGCCAGGACGTCTGCCACGTCGTGCGTGACCACGAGGACAACAAGCAGAGCTTCGCCGGCCCACGCTTCCTCATGCGGGTCGCCGAGCTCGACATGCACCCGCTCGACACTGCCGACCGGCGCCCTGCCGCCAAGGAGCAGCACGGCCTCGGCTACTGCAACATCACCAAGTGCTGCACGGAGGTGTGCCCCGAGCACATCAAGATCACCGACAACGCGCTCATCCCGCTCAAGGAGCGGGTCGTCGACCGTCACTACGATCCCGTCGTGTGGCTGGGCAACAAGATCCGTCGCCGCCGCGACGGCTGA
- the tyrS gene encoding tyrosine--tRNA ligase: protein MSNILDELQWRGLVAQTTDESALREALADGPITAYCGFDPTAASLHFGNLVQLIVLRHLQRAGHRVICLVGGSTGLIGDPRPSSERVLKTKEQTAEWVANIERQVRPFLSVEGDNPATFVNNLDWTEPMSALDFLRDIGKHFRVNQMVKKDAVAARLNSEEGISYTEFSYQLLQGLDYLQLFREHGCTLQTGGQDQWGNLTAGSDLIHRVEGKSVHLLTTPLLTDAAGNKFGKSEGNAIWLSPEMTSPYAFFQYWINTEDASVVKLLKVFTDRSQEEIAALEQSLAEKPFLRECQRALAVDVTTLVHGAEAAAAVQAASEALFGKGDVTALDARTFADATDELPGGAVSVGMTVTDALVAVGLVDSRNAARRAIGDGGASLNNVKLADPEQVVAESDFLHGQVALLRRGRKSLAAGRRAD from the coding sequence GTGAGCAACATCCTCGACGAGCTGCAGTGGCGGGGACTGGTGGCCCAGACCACCGACGAGTCCGCGCTGCGCGAGGCACTCGCCGACGGGCCGATCACGGCGTACTGCGGCTTCGACCCCACCGCTGCGTCCCTGCACTTCGGCAACCTCGTGCAGCTCATCGTGCTGCGGCACCTGCAGCGGGCCGGGCACCGGGTGATCTGCCTCGTGGGTGGGTCCACTGGCCTGATCGGCGACCCGCGGCCGTCGTCGGAGCGGGTGCTGAAGACCAAGGAGCAGACCGCTGAGTGGGTGGCCAACATCGAGCGCCAGGTGCGGCCGTTCCTGTCCGTGGAGGGTGACAACCCGGCGACCTTCGTCAACAACCTGGACTGGACCGAGCCGATGTCGGCGCTGGACTTCCTGCGCGACATCGGCAAGCACTTCCGCGTCAACCAGATGGTCAAGAAGGACGCCGTCGCCGCTCGGCTGAACTCCGAGGAGGGGATCTCCTACACCGAGTTCAGCTACCAGCTGTTGCAGGGGCTCGACTATCTCCAGCTGTTCCGCGAGCACGGCTGCACGCTGCAGACCGGGGGGCAGGACCAGTGGGGCAACCTCACCGCGGGGTCCGACCTCATCCACCGGGTCGAGGGGAAGTCCGTCCACCTCCTGACGACACCGCTGCTCACCGACGCGGCCGGCAACAAGTTCGGCAAGAGCGAGGGCAACGCCATCTGGCTGTCGCCCGAGATGACCAGCCCCTACGCCTTCTTCCAGTACTGGATCAACACCGAGGACGCCTCGGTGGTGAAGCTGCTCAAGGTGTTCACCGACCGCAGCCAGGAGGAGATCGCGGCGCTCGAGCAGTCCCTGGCCGAGAAGCCGTTCCTGCGCGAGTGCCAGAGGGCGTTGGCCGTCGACGTCACGACTCTCGTGCACGGAGCAGAGGCGGCGGCCGCGGTGCAGGCCGCCTCCGAGGCGTTGTTCGGGAAGGGGGACGTCACCGCCCTCGACGCGAGGACCTTTGCCGACGCGACCGACGAGCTGCCCGGGGGAGCGGTGTCGGTGGGCATGACGGTGACGGATGCGCTCGTGGCAGTGGGACTGGTGGACTCGCGCAACGCGGCCCGGCGCGCGATCGGCGACGGTGGGGCCTCGCTCAACAACGTCAAGCTGGCCGACCCCGAGCAGGTCGTCGCAGAGTCCGACTTCCTGCACGGGCAGGTCGCGCTGCTGCGTCGTGGCCGCAAGTCGCTGGCCGCCGGCCGACGCGCAGACTGA
- a CDS encoding tetratricopeptide repeat protein, translating to MTGKELDRSVHQQLRTLSKENAEGVAQHLVMVAALLEVDDFEGAEAHAETAVRRAGRVPAAREALGLVAYRKGEWARALSEFRTARRLSGSSHLLALMVDCERGLGRPERALELATSPEARTLAVEDRVELAIVISGIRRDLGQLEASQQALEIAQLKGSARKPWTARLSYAYAEALLALGRTGDARDWFARAADADDELETDAAERLAELDGVVMTDLLDGEEEDEDDVLGRREPGGYGRE from the coding sequence GTGACGGGCAAGGAGCTGGACCGATCGGTGCACCAGCAGCTGCGCACCCTCAGCAAGGAGAACGCCGAGGGAGTCGCGCAGCACCTCGTGATGGTGGCCGCGCTCCTTGAGGTGGACGACTTCGAGGGTGCTGAGGCGCACGCGGAGACCGCGGTCCGACGCGCAGGGCGGGTGCCGGCGGCGCGCGAGGCCCTCGGGCTGGTGGCCTACCGCAAGGGGGAGTGGGCCCGGGCGCTGAGCGAGTTCCGGACCGCGCGACGGTTGAGCGGTTCCTCGCACCTGCTCGCGCTGATGGTCGACTGCGAGCGTGGCCTCGGCCGTCCCGAGCGCGCGCTCGAGCTGGCCACCTCACCGGAGGCCCGGACCCTGGCCGTCGAGGACCGGGTCGAGCTCGCCATCGTGATCTCCGGCATCCGTCGTGACCTCGGTCAGCTCGAGGCGTCGCAGCAGGCTCTCGAGATCGCCCAGCTCAAGGGCTCGGCGCGCAAGCCGTGGACGGCTCGACTCTCGTACGCGTACGCCGAGGCGCTGCTCGCGCTCGGCCGGACCGGTGACGCGCGTGACTGGTTCGCCCGTGCTGCGGACGCCGACGACGAGCTGGAGACCGATGCCGCCGAGCGGCTCGCCGAGCTGGACGGGGTGGTCATGACGGACCTGCTCGACGGTGAGGAGGAGGACGAGGACGACGTGCTCGGGCGCAGGGAGCCCGGAGGCTATGGCCGCGAGTAG